In Nocardioides luti, the DNA window CACCCGCCCGCTGTCGCCGCCGTACGTCGTGCAGGCGATCGGCGACACCCGCACGCTGCAGGCGGACTTCCTGTCCACGACGCACGGCCAGGAGTTCACCAGCCTGGCCCAGCAGCTCGGCTTCGTGTTCGAGCGGCAGAATGAGGACCGGCTCACGCTGCCGCCCCAACGCCTGCGGCCGCTGCGCTCGGTGCTCGCCGGCACCGCCGAGGACAACAGCGACAAGCACCTGGAAGAGGAGAGCAAGCCGTGATCGCCGCGCTGGGACTGCTCGTGGGCATCGTGCTGGGACTCGTCTTCCAGCCCGACGTGCCGCTCGGGCTCGAGCCCTACCTGCCCATCGCCGTCGTGGCGGCGCTCGACGCCGTCTTCGGTGGTCTCCGCGCCTACCTCGACGGCATCTTCGACGACAAGGTCTTCGTCGTCTCGTTCGTCAGCAACGTCGTCATCGCCGCGGCGATCGTCTACCTCGGCGACAAGCTCGGCGTCGGCGGCCAGCTCTCGACCGGCGTGATCGTCGTCCTCGGCATCCGCATCTTCTCCAACGTCGCCGCGATCCGACGGCACCTGTTCCATGCCTGAGCCGACGCCGCCCCCCACCGACCCGGCCCCGTCCGGGCGGGCCCGCCTGGCCGCGGCCATGCGCAAGCCGTCGCGCGGGCAGGCCGTCGTGGGCGTGCTCCTGGCCGTGGTCGGCTTCGCGGCCGTCACCCAGGTGCGCTCCAACGACGTCGACGACACCTACGCCAGCTACCGCGAGCAGGACCTCATCGACGTGCTCAGCGGGCTGGCCGGCACTACCCAGCGCGCCCAGACCGAGATCTCGCGCCTCGAGAGCACCCGCCGCGACCTGCAGTCGAGCACCGACGCGCGCGCGGCCGCACTGGCCCAGGCCCAGGAGCGCTCCGACACCCTCAGCATCCTGGCCGGGCTGGTGCCCGTCACCGGGCCCGGCATCCGGATCACGATCTCCGAGACGACCACGCCGATCAGCATCGACGACATGCTCGACACCGTGCAGGAGCTGCGGGCCGCGGACGCCGAGTCGATGCAGATCAACGGGCAGGTGCGGGTGATCGCCCAGACCTCCTTCGAGGACGGCGTCGGCGGCATCTCGGTCGACGGCACGCTGCTCACCGCGCCGTACGTCATCGACGTGATCGGCGAGCCGCACACGCTGTCCGGTGCGCTCACCTTCCCGCGCGGCCCGCGCAGCGAGTTCGAGGAGGACGGCGCGACGGTCCAGATCGAGGAGCTCTCCTCACTCGACATCGAGAGCGTGGTCGAGCCGGAGCAGCCGGAGTACGCCCAGCCCGACACGACCCAGCCCTGACGCGACCAGGACCCCGCCCTGGCAGTAGCCTCGCCCTTCCGGATGCGCCCGCAGCCGGCGACCGACAGGAGACCCCCGTGTACCCCGACGACCTGAAGTACACCTCCGAGCACGAGTGGCTCCGGACGCCCGGCGACAGCGAGGGCTCGGTCCGCATCGGGATCACCCACTACGCGCAGGACGCCCTCGGGGACATCGTCTACGTCTCCCTGCCCGAGGTGGGCGACACCGTCACCGCCGGCAGCACCTGCGGCGAGCTCGAGTCGACCAAGTCGGTCAGCGACGTCTACGCGCCCGTCGACGGCGAGGTCGTGGCCCGCAACGACACCCTCGACGCGACGCCCGAGCTCGTGAACAACGACCCGTACGCCGGCGGCTGGCTCTTCGAGGTCGTCCCGTCCGACCCGACGCAGCTCGACGACCTGATGGACTCCGACGCGTACGTCGCCTCACTCGAGGGCTGATAGCGTGGCGAACAACCGTCAACCTCAGCCCGGCCTTGAGGGTTCCTCAGGGGTCGGGCAGGCTGGCGCCCCCCGCCCCGACCCGGAGGACTGACCGATGCCGTTCTGCACAGCATGTGGCAAGCAGAACCCCGACGACTCCCGCTTCTGCTCGCAGTGCGGGACCCGTCTGGTGACCGCCGACGCCCCGCCGGCCGAGTCCGGTGAGCCCGAGGGCGAGACGACCGCGACGATCGCGATCGGGCTGGGCGACGCCAAGACCGAGACCTCCGACCGCCAGCTCAACGCCGTGGACGCGGCCGCCGTGGACGCCCTGCCCAGCGGGCACGCGCTCCTCGTGGTCCAGCGGGGCCCCGGCTCCGGGAGCCGCTTCCTGCTCGACGCCGACGTGGTCAACGCCGGCCGGCACCCGGACAGCGAGATCTTCCTCGACGACGTGACCGTCTCGCGCCGGCACGCGGAGTTCAACCGCACCGGCGACACCTTCACGGTCAGCGACGTCGGCAGCCTCAACGGCACCTACGTCAACCGCGACCGGATCGACCGCGTCCAGCTCAAGGACGGCGACGAGGTGCAGATCGGGAAGTACCGCCTGGTCTTCTTCTCCGGGCACGAGGGCGCCTGAGCATGAGCTCCTCCTCGGTGTCCGCCGGCGCGGCCCCCGGGCCGTCCCGGGCGCGCATGAACATCGGCGAGGTCCTCGACCGGCTGCGCCCGGACTTCCCGGGCATCACGATCCCCAAGATCCGCTTCCTCGAGGACAAGGGGCTGATCAAGCCCGAGCGGACTCCGTCGGGCTACCGGAAGTTCTCCGGCGAGGACGTCGACCGGCTGCGCTACGTGCTGCGCATGCAGCGCGACCACTACCTCCCGCTCAAGGTCATCGGCGAGCACCTCGAGGCGATCGACCGCGGCCTGGAGCCGCCGCCGATCGACGCCGTCGTCCCTACCGTGCCCCAGGTCGCGCTGGCGGCGGACGGGCTGCCGAGCCCCGAGTCGTTCACCCGGCGCGACAACCTGCGGCTCTCGCGCCGCGAGCTGGTCAAGATCGCCGAGATCTCCGAGGAGCTGCTCGACCAGCTCGAGCAGTACGCCCTCATCACGCCGCGCGCCGGCACCGGCCACTACGACACCGATGCCCTGGTCGTCGCGCGGACGGCGCGGGAGCTGGCCGACTTCGGCTTCGAGCCGCGGCACCTGCGCGCCTTCAAGACCTCCGCCGACCGCGAGGTGGGGCTCGTCGAGCAGGTCATCGCCCCCCACCGCCGGGGTCGCGACGCCGCCGCCACGGCCCGCGCCGAGGAGGCCGTCAGCGAGATCGCCGCGCTCTCCGTGCGGCTGCACGCGACGCTGGTCAAGATCGGCCTGCGCTCGTCCTGACGGGTCGTGAGCCCTGTTCCCGTGGGGCCTGCGGGCGTCGTCGTACGCCCTCCACACCCGGAGTAGGGTGAGGATGTGCGCGAAGTCGATGTCATGGGTGTCCGGGTCGAGATGCCCTCGAACCAGCCGATCGTGCTGCTGCGCGAGGTGACGGGGGAGCGGTATCTCCCGATCTGGATCGGGGCGGTCGAGGCCACCGCGATCGCGTTCGCCCAGCAGGGGGTGATCCCGCCGCGGCCGCTGACCCACGACCTGATGAAGGACGTGCTGGAGGCGACCGGCAACGCGCTCAGCGAGGTGCGCATCACCGACGTCAAGGACGGCGTCTTCTTCGCGCTGCTCGTCTTCGAGTCCGGCGCCGAGGTGAGCGCCCGGCCCTCCGACTCGATCGCCCTCGCGCTGCGCACCGGCACCCGCATCCTGTGCGCCGAGGAGGTTCTCGACGAGGCCGGCCTGGCCGTGCCGGCGGAGCAGGAGGACGAGGTCGAGGCGTTCCGCGAGTTCCTCGACCACGTGACGCCCGAGGACTTCGAGGCGCCGACGGATTCGGACCAGTAGGTCCCGCTCGGTCCGGGTGAACTCTCACCCTCAAGTAGAGGTTGAGGGTTGCGACACGCCGCCCACGTCGTTGACCACCCTCAGGCGGAGCCTTACCTTGAACTGTCTCTGTTGTAACTCCACTGCTGTGGTTGTCCGGTTCCCGGCGTCACACTTCCCCTGAGGGTTACGGACAACGGAGTAGACCCGCGGAGGACCAGTGAACGAGAACGAGCAGGACCGGAGCGCCGACCAGGCAGTGTCGGTCGCTGTCGAGGCGGCGGAGGAGCAGGGTCTCCTCTTCACCGACGACGTGTCCCCGCTGCCGAGCGACACCGGCTACCGCGGCCCCACGGCGTGCAACGCCGCCGGCATCACCTACCGCCAGCTCGACTACTGGGCCCGCACCGGCCTGGTCGAGCCCACCGTGCGCGGCGCGACCGGCTCCGGCACCCAGCGGCTCTACTCCTTCCGCGACATCCTGATCCTCAAGGTCATCAAGCGCCTCCTCGACGCCGGCATCTCGCTGCAGCAGATCCGCACGGCCGTCCAGCACCTGCGCAAGCGCGGCACCGACGACCTGACCCGCGTCACCCTGATGAGCGATGGCGCCTCGGTCTACGAGTGCACCAGCAACGACGAGATCATCGACCTGCTCCAGGGCGGCCAGGGCGTCTTCGGCATCGCGATCGGCGGTGTCTGGCAGGAGATCGAGGGCACCCTCGCCCAGCTGCCCAGCGAGCGCACCGCCACCGACGAGTCCGCGGCGCCCAGCGCCAGCGACGAGCTCGCCGCCCGGCGTGCGGCCCGGCAGACCGGCTGAATCTCGATACGGTCGCTGCGCGACCTACTCGATCACCGAAAGCCGCACGACGGTCGCTGCGCGACCTACTCGATCACCGAAAGCCGCACGACGGTCGCTGCGCGACCTACTCGATCACCGAACGACCCACCTCGGCCCGTCACCTCACCGGTGGCGGGCCGCTGTGCTGCCCGGCTGGTAGATTGGCGACCGCTGACAATCCCGCACGGGAGAGTCTCCGCCCGCGGGCCCCGGCCCCGGAGCGGAGCGCCGAAGGGGCAATTCCTCCCCGGAACCTCTCAGGCGCCCGGACCGTGCGGACCAGGCAACTCTGGAGGTCACGACCGCAGGCGAGGGTCGGGGACGACAGAGGGGGAGGCGTCCCGATCGACCCCGATGAGGAGCCTCCGTGTCCGACCTCCCCACCCTGTCCGAGCTCGATGCCGCGCTGCCGTTCGTGGACCGTCACATCGGGCTGCGACCCGTCGACGTCGACGCGATGCTCGACCGCCTCGGCTTCGGGTCGATCGACGAGCTGATGAAGGCCGCGGTGCCCGGTGGCATCCGCGCCGCCGCCGAGCTCGACCTGCCGGCGCCGCTGACCGAGGAGGCCGCCGCCCGCGAGCTGCGCGCCCTCGCCGCGGCGAACCGGCCGGGCGAGACCATGATCGGTCTCGGCTACCACGGCACGATCACCCCGCCGGTGATCCGTCGCAACGTGCTCGAGGACCCGAGCTGGTACACCGCCTACACGCCGTACCAGCCCGAGATCTCGCAGGGCCGGCTCGAGGCGCTCATCAACTTCCAGACCGTGATCGGCGACCTCACCGGCCTGCCCACCGCGAACGCCTCGCTCCTCGACGAGGCCACCGCCGCCGCCGAGGCGATGACGCTGGTCCGGCGCGGCAACCGCAAGGCGTCCGGCCCCTTCGTGGTCGACGCCGACGCGCTGCCCCAGACGATCGACGTGGTGCGCACCCGGGCCGAGGCGATGGGCATCGACGTCGTCGTGGCCGACCTGACCGACGGCCTGCCCGAGGGCGAGCTGTGCGGCGTCCTCGTGCAGTACCCCGGCGCCTCCGGCCGCGTGCTCGACCCGCGCGCCGTGATCGAGGAGACCCATGCCCGCAACGGCCTGGCCGTCGTCGCCGCGGACCTGCTCGCGCTGACCCTCCTCGAGGCGCCCGGCGAGCTGGGTGCCGACGTGGTCGTCGGCTCCTCGCAGCGCTTCGGCGTCCCGCTCTTCTACGGCGGCCCGCACGCCGGCTACATGGCGGTCGCGAAGGGCCTCGAGCGGCACTTGCCCGGTCGCCTCGTCGGCGTCTCGGTCGACGCCGAGGGTCGTCCGGCGTACCGCCTGGCCCTCCAGACCCGCGAGCAGCACATCCGCCGCGACAAGGCGACCTCCAACATCTGCACCGCGCAGGTGCTGCTCGCGGTCGTCGCGTCGATGTACGCCGTCTACCACGGTCCTGCCGGGCTGCGGTCGATCGCGACCCGCGCGCACCGCTACGCCGCCGTGCTCGCCCGCGGCCTCGCGGACGGTGGCGTCACCGTCGAGACCGAGCAGTTCTTCGACACGATCACCGTGGCGGTGCCCGGCCGCGCGGCCGAGGTGGTCGCCGCGGCACGCTCCTTCGGCGTGCAGCTGCGACTCGTCGACGTCGACCGCGTCGGCATCTCCACCTCGGAGACCACGACCCGGTCGACGCTGACCAGCGTCTTCAAGGCCTTCGGCGTGGAGGCCGACCTCCGCGCGCTCGACCAGGCGACCGCCGACGCGCTGCCCGACGGGCTGCAGCGGCAGACGGCGTACCTCACCCACGAGGTCTTCTCGAGCCACCACAGCGAGACCTCCATGCTGCGCTACCTGCGCCGGCTCTCCGCGCGTGACTACGCGCTGGACCGCGGCATGATCCCGCTCGGCTCCTGCACGATGAAGCTGAACGCGACCACCGAGATGGAGCCGGTCTCGCTGCCGGGCTTCGCCGACCTGCACCCCTTCGCCCCCGCCGAGGACGCCGCGGGCTACCGCCAGCTCGTCGACGAGCTCGAGGGGTGGCTGGCCGAGGTCACGGGCTACGACAAGGTCTCGATCCAGCCGAACGCCGGCTCGCAGGGCGAGCTGGCCGGGCTGCTGGCGATCCGTGGCTACCACCGCGCGAACGGCGACCTCGACCGCAACGTCTGCCTGATCCCGTCCTCCGCGCACGGCACCAACGCCGCCTCGGCCGTGATGGCCGGCATGAAGGTCGTGGTCGTCAAGGCCGGCGACGACGGGGCCGTCGACCTCGCCGACCTGCGCACCGCCTGCGAGGCGCACGCCGACGACCTGGCCGCGATCATGGTGACCTACCCGTCGACGCACGGTGCCTACGAGGACACGATCACCGAACTCTGCGAGATCGTGCACGCGCACGGGGGGCAGGTGTACGTCGACGGCGCGAACCTCAACGCCCTGCTCGGCTACGCCAAGCCCGGCGAGTTCGGCGGCGACGTGTCGCACCTCAACCTGCACAAGACCTTCTGCATCCCGCACGGCGGCGGCGGCCCCGGTGTCGGACCGGTCGCGGTCCGCGCGCACCTCGCGCCGTTCCTGCCGTCCCACGCGATGCACCCGGAGGAGGCCAAGCGCTCCGGCATCGGACCGATCAGCGCGGCGCCGTACGGCTCCGCGGGGATCCTGCCGATCTCGTGGGCCTACATCCGGCTGATGGGCGCCGAGGGCCTGACCCGCGCCACCGCGTCCGCGGTGCTGTCGGCGAACTACGTCGCCGCGCGGCTGGGTGAGCACTACCCGGTCCTCTACAAGGGCCACGGCGGGCTCGTCGCCCACGAGTGCATCCTCGACGTGCGCGGCCTGACGCGGGACTCGGGCGTGACCGTGGACGACGTGGCCAAGCGCCTGGTCGACTACGGCTTCCACGCCCCGACCATGTCGTTCCCGGTCGCCGGCACGCTGATGGTCGAGCCGACGGAGTCCGAGGATCTCGCCGAGATCGACCGCTTCTGCGACGCGATGATCGCGATCAAGGCCGAGATCGACCGCGTCGCCGCGGGGGAGTGGACGCCCGAGGAGTCGCCGCTGCGCGGGGCCCCGCACACGTCCCGCGCCCTCGTCGGCGAATGGGACCGCGGCTACTCGCGCGAGCTCGCCGTCTTCCCGACCGGCATCGACCCTGACAAGTACTGGCCGCCCGTGGGCCGGATCGACCAGGCCTACGGCGACCGGAACCTCGTCTGCGCGTGCCCGCCGCCCGAGGCCTTCGCCGAATGAGCGCCCCGGCCGCGGGCGTCGGTGTCGCCGACCTGACCGGTCGGCGCCTGCACGCCCGGGTCGCGCACGCCCAGGCGGAGGGCCGGTTGCCCTCGGTCGTGGCGGGCGTGGTGCGCGACGGTCGCCTGGCCTGGGCGGGGGCGTACGGCGCCGATCTGCTCGAGGACCACGACCCGTTCGACGTGCAGTACCGCATCGGCTCGATCACCAAGACGATGACCGCGGTGCTCGTCCTGCAGCTGGTCCGGGACGGCCGGCTCTCGCTCGACGAGCCGGCCTCGGTCGTCCTCGGCGACGTCGGGTACGCCGACCGGACGCTCCGCTCCCTGCTCGCGCACAGCTCCGGCATGCAGTCCGAGCCCACCGGCTCGTGGTGGGAGCGCTCGGCGGGCCTGTCGTGGGACGAGCTCGCCGCCGCGAACGACGGCTCCGGCTCCGTGCTGCCCGGGCAGCGGCAGTTCCACTACTCGAACCTCGGCTACGCGCTGCTCGGCGAGGTCGCGGCCCGGGTGCTGGGGGAGTCGTGGTGGGACTGCGTGCTCACCCGGATCCTCGAGCCGCTGGGCCTGCACCGCACGACGTACCTCCCCGACGGGGCGGCCGCGCAGGGGCGCAGCGTGCACCCCTACGCCTCGACGCTCGTCGACGAGCCGGCCACCGACACCGGGGCCATGGCGCCCGCGGGGCAGGTGTGGGCCACGCTCGGCGACCTGGCGACGTACGCCTGCTTCCTGCTCGACGGGCACCCCGACGTCCTGTCGGCGGACCTGCTGGCCGAGGCCTTCGGGCCGCAGTCCGGCAGTGCGGCCGACGGGCTGGGCTACGCCCACGGGCTCGGGTTCCAGATCTTCCCCGGCGGCTCCGGCACGCTCGCCGGCCACACCGGCTCGATGCCGGGCTTCATCGCGACCGCGCTCGTCGACCGGCGGCGCTCGACCGGCGCCGTCGTGCTCGCGAACGCGACCACGGGCTACTCGCCCGCGGCGCTGGCGATCGAGCTGCTCGAGGAGCTCGAGCGCTGCGAGCCGACCCTCGCCCGGCCGTGGGTCGCGACCGCCGCCGTGCCCGCCGAGCTGGTCGACGCGCTCGGCGTCTGGCACTGGGGCAACACGCCGTTCGTCTTCCGCATGGAGGGCGCCGCGCTCGTGGCCCGTCGCAACGGTGTCGAGATGTACCGCTTCGTGGTCGTCGACGGCGAGGTCCGCGGCACCGGCGGCTACCACGCCGGCGAGCGGCTGCACGTCGTCCGTCGTGACGACGGGTCGGTCAGCCACCTCGACGTCGCGACCTTCATCTACACGCGCACGCCCTACGACCCCGACGCCCCGGCGCCGGGTGGGCACCCGGGGCCGGCGTACTGACGGCTTCGGTGGGCGGTGCCGGGTGAGCGGTGAGCTGCCCACCGTTGTCGTCGAGCGAACGGTGGCTGGCGCACCGCCGGATGGCGGGTGGCTGGGGGAGCGGTGGGTCAGCCACCGTTTCGTGAAGCCAGACGGTGGCTGGCGCACCGCCGGGCGAGCGGTGACCTGTCAACCCCCGGCAGGCCCGAGCAGGTTCACCAGTCACCGCCGGACCGGTGGCGCCTCGGGCAGCGGTGACCTGCCAACCCCCTGCGGAGCCGGGGTGGTTGACAGGTCACCGCCCAAGCGCCTCCCGCGTCGTCACTCGATGTCGGTCTTGGTGACCTCGAGGACGTAGCGGAACGCGTTGTCGCAGTCGAGCGGGACGGTGCGCGAGCCCCACCGCAGGGTGAGGTCGGTGGCGAGCCGCTTGTGGAAGCCGTCGACCGTGATGTGCTGGCCGGCGTCGTCCATCTCCTCGTGGACGGGGAGCTTCTTGCCGACGCGGTCGGCGGTGCCCTTCACGACGGCCTTCTTGCCGGCCAGCGTGAGGACGGCGCGGACGTCGCTGCCGTCGAGGAAGGGCTTCGCCGCCTCGCGGCTGGTGCCCTTCTCGCCGACGACGAGCTGGAAGACGTTGCCGTAGGTCTCGTTCTCGTAGACGCTCGCGTAGACGTCCTTGCCGTGGATCGTGCCGGTGCACTCGACGAGGTGACCGCGCTCGGTCTCGGTCGTGGTGGCGGCGTGCGCCGGAGCCGCGCCCAGCCCGATCAGGGCGGAGGTCGCGACGACGGCCAGGCTGCCGGTGATCAGCTGGGTGCGCATGGTAGTGGTGCTCCTGGGGTGTCGTTGGCGGATGAACGACGGGGATACGCCCGGGGAGCGGGGCCGGTTGCACGCCCGGCGGCCGGTCTGGACCGGCTGCTCCACGCAGAGCTCGTTGCCCTCGGGATCGGTCACCACGACCAGGTCGCCGCCGTCGTGGGTGGCGCACCCCCATCACATGGCCTGAGACACGCTCGACATGTTGAAGTCCGGGACCCGCAGGGCCGGCATCGCCGTCCTCGAGAAGTAGTCGTCGCCCCACTCGCGACTGAAGCTCGGGACGGTGGCGGAGGCGTGGGAGAACCTCCGCAGCAGGTCGACGGGCGACTCGTTGAAGCGGAAGTTGTTGACCGAGCCGGTGATCTCGCCGTTCTCGATGAGGTAGACGCCGTCGCGGGTCAGGCCGGTGAGCAGGAGGGTCTGCTCCTCCACGGCCCGGATGTACCACAGGCAGGTGAGCAGCAGCCCGCGCTCGGTGCCGGCGACCAGGTCCTCGACCGAGCCCGCGCCGCCGTCGACCGACAGCACCAGGTTGTCGACCATCGGGGTGACCGGCTGCTGGGTCATCGCGGCGGAGTGCCGGGTCTGGATCAACGACGTGAGGTCGCCGCCACGGATCCAGTCGGTGCGACCCAGCGGCAGGCCGTTGTCGAACACCGAGGACTCATTGTCCGAGGAGGCGGCGAGCGCGAAGGGCGCGCACTCGAGGCCGGGGTACGCCGGGTCCGAGAACAGGTCGACCTCCGGCCGGGCGATCGGGTCGCCGATGCGGGTGCCGACGCCGCGCTTGCTGTAGACCGACTGGCCCTCGTGGGCGACGCGCGCGCCGGCGTACCAGTAGGCGTCGATCATCAGGTCGGCCACCGCGGTGGGCGGCAGGATCGTGTCGTAGCGACCGGCCGGCAGGTCCACGCGGCGGGCACCCCAGCCGAGGCGCTGCTCGAGGGTGGCCTCCAGGGCGAGCGCGTCGACGTCGGCGAAGTCGCGGGTGGCGCCGCCGACCCACGCGCTCTCGGTGAGGTCGGCGGTCTTGCCCGTGCAGCCGTAGTGACCGGTCGGCTGGACGTGGCGCAGGCGCAGGCCGCTGGTGGAGCCGACGTACGTCGTCGTGGACTGGTGGTTCACGAAGCCGTAGAGGATCCGGCCGCCGCCCGACGCCCGGCCGAAGGCCTCGCCGAGCGCAGGGGCGAACGCGTCGTAGACGTGGATGTCGGTCGGGACCGGGGCGTCGTCCCAGTCGGGGGAGACCGCGTCCCGGACCAGGTCGTTCGCGTCTTCGGCGGGCGAGCCGGCCCGGGCGGCGGCGTCGGCCGCCTCGACCAGCGCGGTGACCTGCGCCTGGGTGGTGGCGCTGCCGGTCACGGACCCCGTGGCCGTGCCGTCCCCGCTGCGGATGAAGGACACGATCGTGACCGTGATTCCGTGCATCACGCCGTTGGTCGTCAGCGTGTTGTTGGCCCACCGCAGGTTGGCGCTCGTGGCGTCGCGGACGATCGCGATGCAGTCGTCGGCCGTCGAGGTCGTGACCGCGTGGTCGACCAGGCTCTGGGGTGTCATCACTTGCCTGCCTCGTCGTTGGTGTTGAGGATGTTGACGCCGCGGAACAGCGACGTCGGGCAGCCGTGGCTGACGCTCGCGACCTGGCCGGGCTGGGCCTTGCCGCAGTTGAAGGCGCCGCCGAGCACCCAGGTCTCCGGGCCGCCGACGGCCTCCATCGAGCCCCAGAACTCCGTGGTCGTGGCCTGGTAGGCGACGTCGCGGACCTGGCCCACGAGCTCGCCGTCGGTGATCGTGTAGAACCGCTGCCCGGTGAACTGGAAGTTGAAGCGCTGCATGTCGATGGACCACGACTTGTCGCCGACGATGTAGAGGCCGCGCTCGACGCGCCCGATCAGCTCCTCGGTGCTGGGGCCGTCGGGCGCCGGCTGCAGCGAGACGTTGGCCATCCGCTGGATCGGGATGTGGCCGGGCGAGTCGGCGTAGGCACAGCCGTTGGACCGGCCCCGACCGTCCGGCCCGGGGTTGAGCTCGGGCTTCATGTGCGCCATGGGGCGGTCCAGCTGGTAGCCCACCAGCACGCCGTCGCGCACGATGTCCCAGCTCTGGGTCTCGACGCCCTCGTCGTCGTAGCCGATCGTGGCGAGGCCGTGCTCGACCGTCCGGTCGCCGGTGACGTTCATGACGCCGGAGCCGTACTGCAGGGTCCCGAGCTTGTCGTACGTCGCGAACGACGTGCCGGCGTAGTTGGCCTCGTAGCCGAGCGCGCGGTCCAGCTCGGTGGCGTGCCCGATCGACTCGTGGATCGTGAGCCACAGGTTCGACGGGTGGATGACCAGGTCGTAGCTCCCGGCCTCGATGCTCGGGGCCTTGAGCTTCTCGGCGAGCAGCTCGGGGACCTGGTCGATCTCGTCGTCCCAGTCCCAGCTGCCGTCGGTGAGGTATTCCCACCCGCGCCCGACCGGCGGCGCGATCGACGCCATCGAGTCGAACGTGTCGGCGCCCGCGCCCATCGCCTCGAAGCCCGGCTGCAGCCGCACCCGCTGCTGCGTCGTGCGGGTGCCGGCCAGGTCGGCGTAGTACTTGTTCTCCTGCACCTGGAGGAGGTACGCCGAGGCGTGGTCGACCGCGGCGCCGGTGCGCAGCCGGTCGGTCCAGTCGATGAGGACGGCGGCCTTCTCGGCGACCGGCACCTCGAGCGGGTTCACGTCGTACGACGACACCCAGGTGACGTCGTCGTGGACCGGCTCGGGGGCGATCTCGATCGGCGTGCTGGTCATCTCGGCGGCGACCAGGGCGACGGCGACCGCGCTCTCGGTCACCCGCACGGCCTCGTCGGTCGTGAGGAAGACCCCCGACGCGAAGCCCCACGAGCCGTGGTGGATGACCCGGACCGCGAAGCCGAGGTCCTCGGTGTCGCTCGCACCCTGCAGGACGCCGTCGCGGACGCCGAGCCGTTGGTAGCGAACCCGCTCGAAGCGGAAGTCCGCGTGCGAGACGCCGAGCTCCCGGGCCCGCTGCAGGGCGGCGTCCCCGAGCGAGCGGTAGGGCAGCGAGCTGAAGGTCGGATCGAGGCCGGGTCCACTCATGCCGACGAACCTAGCCGATGCCCGCCACCGAGTTCCGGTCCGACGCGGTGGGCTCAGGGCCGTCCGCGCACCGCCCAGGCGGAGGCGGTGATCGAGAACGGGGCCGGGCCGAGGCGCTCGGCGCACCGGTCGCGCAGGC includes these proteins:
- a CDS encoding serine hydrolase domain-containing protein; amino-acid sequence: MSAPAAGVGVADLTGRRLHARVAHAQAEGRLPSVVAGVVRDGRLAWAGAYGADLLEDHDPFDVQYRIGSITKTMTAVLVLQLVRDGRLSLDEPASVVLGDVGYADRTLRSLLAHSSGMQSEPTGSWWERSAGLSWDELAAANDGSGSVLPGQRQFHYSNLGYALLGEVAARVLGESWWDCVLTRILEPLGLHRTTYLPDGAAAQGRSVHPYASTLVDEPATDTGAMAPAGQVWATLGDLATYACFLLDGHPDVLSADLLAEAFGPQSGSAADGLGYAHGLGFQIFPGGSGTLAGHTGSMPGFIATALVDRRRSTGAVVLANATTGYSPAALAIELLEELERCEPTLARPWVATAAVPAELVDALGVWHWGNTPFVFRMEGAALVARRNGVEMYRFVVVDGEVRGTGGYHAGERLHVVRRDDGSVSHLDVATFIYTRTPYDPDAPAPGGHPGPAY
- a CDS encoding metallopeptidase TldD-related protein: MTPQSLVDHAVTTSTADDCIAIVRDATSANLRWANNTLTTNGVMHGITVTIVSFIRSGDGTATGSVTGSATTQAQVTALVEAADAAARAGSPAEDANDLVRDAVSPDWDDAPVPTDIHVYDAFAPALGEAFGRASGGGRILYGFVNHQSTTTYVGSTSGLRLRHVQPTGHYGCTGKTADLTESAWVGGATRDFADVDALALEATLEQRLGWGARRVDLPAGRYDTILPPTAVADLMIDAYWYAGARVAHEGQSVYSKRGVGTRIGDPIARPEVDLFSDPAYPGLECAPFALAASSDNESSVFDNGLPLGRTDWIRGGDLTSLIQTRHSAAMTQQPVTPMVDNLVLSVDGGAGSVEDLVAGTERGLLLTCLWYIRAVEEQTLLLTGLTRDGVYLIENGEITGSVNNFRFNESPVDLLRRFSHASATVPSFSREWGDDYFSRTAMPALRVPDFNMSSVSQAM
- a CDS encoding TldD/PmbA family protein, with the protein product MSGPGLDPTFSSLPYRSLGDAALQRARELGVSHADFRFERVRYQRLGVRDGVLQGASDTEDLGFAVRVIHHGSWGFASGVFLTTDEAVRVTESAVAVALVAAEMTSTPIEIAPEPVHDDVTWVSSYDVNPLEVPVAEKAAVLIDWTDRLRTGAAVDHASAYLLQVQENKYYADLAGTRTTQQRVRLQPGFEAMGAGADTFDSMASIAPPVGRGWEYLTDGSWDWDDEIDQVPELLAEKLKAPSIEAGSYDLVIHPSNLWLTIHESIGHATELDRALGYEANYAGTSFATYDKLGTLQYGSGVMNVTGDRTVEHGLATIGYDDEGVETQSWDIVRDGVLVGYQLDRPMAHMKPELNPGPDGRGRSNGCAYADSPGHIPIQRMANVSLQPAPDGPSTEELIGRVERGLYIVGDKSWSIDMQRFNFQFTGQRFYTITDGELVGQVRDVAYQATTTEFWGSMEAVGGPETWVLGGAFNCGKAQPGQVASVSHGCPTSLFRGVNILNTNDEAGK